The window CAAGATTCCCTTGCAACGGCTTCGTTAGACCGCGTTCTCCTGCCTCTTTGATGGACAGGCGCCAGTCAAGACCAACAACGTCTACAGGCAAGTCATGCCATTCGTTTGCCAAGTGGCTTGCGCCGACACCGAATGTGATCAGTGGAACATTCAATTTACGCAGTTCTGTAAAAATACGTGTCATTACTGGTTTGATGAAGATTCGGTAATCGGAAACGTTCAATGCTCCTACCCACGAATCGAAGATCTGGATAGCTTTTGCACCCGCATTAACTTGTGCAGTAATATACGTAATCGTCATATCCGCCAGTTTGTCCATTAATGCGAACCATGCTTCCGGCTCAGATACCATAAATGACTTCGTCAAGTTATAGCTTTTCGAAGGACCACCTTCGATCATATAACTCGCAAGTGTAAATGGAGCGCCCGCAAAGCCGATAAGCGGAACATTCAGTTGTTCCTTCGTCAGTATTTTAATCGTTTCAAGAACGAAAGGAATATCATCCTCCGGCGATAAATCACCAAGATTGTGGACATCTTGAACAGTGCGGATAGGATTCGAGATAACCGGACCGACACCCGCTTTGATTTTCACATCGATACCAATTCCAGGTAATGGCGTGACGATGTCTTTGTAGAGGATTGCTGCGTCAACATTGTATTGATCGACTGGAAGCTTCGTTACATATGCGCAAAGTTCCGGCTGATGTGTGATTTCTTCAAGAGAGTATTTCTCTTTGACTTTCAAATATTCCGGTTGTGAACGGCCTGCCTGCCTCATATACCAGGCAGGTGTATGATCAATCTTTTCGCCTCTCGCAGCGCGCAAAAGTGTATCATTGAATTTTGTCATTTAGTCTATTCCCTCTTTCTAAATTAACTATTTCCGTGTTACATATCCGTACTTAATATAGACGTTTCTCCCTGCAAAGTATAGCGTTTAGCCCCGTTATTCATACAATTGTGCTTACTTTCTATTTTTTTGCCATCATTTCGTCAAAGTTTGTTTTAAGTTCTCAAATAGGGGAAAATAGATAGATAAGAACTGTAAGGAGGTTTTTTGGAAATGAATATTTATATGACATCCGGTACACCTGAATTTATGATTACTTTAAAAGAAAAGTACGCGGCGGAAGGTCTGATTGCCATGCATGGACAAGGCAATTCCCTTCTGTTGCATGAAACAGAAGGGAAAACGGTGTTTCAAACACCACGCCGCTACGAAGTAATCGGCACGTCCGGAACGCTTCAAGATGACGGCTATTTCGTTTTCAATAATATTCCTGTCACGGATGAAGGGCGTCCCATTTTCGAACATCGCTTTGCAGAACGTGCGGGTGCCATTGATTCTGAACTCGGTTTTATTGCTTTCCGTTTGCTCCGTCCACTCGATTCCGACACCTATATCGTGATGACAGAATGGTCCGAGAGCGCCCATTATACAAGGTGGAAAAACTCCTCCTCTTTCGACAAGGCCCACTCACCAAATTCAGAAACTGGGGTCGACAATACACCCCATATCTTTTCAAGCGCTCCTTATGTAACAACTTATACAACAAAGGAGTAAGTACACAAACGCGTGAACTGAGGCCTGCATAAAGCAAGCCATGCAGCGGAGCGGGATTGAACTTCATCCCTCTTTGTTGCTGCAGGACACGGTTATTTTTTCTGCCCTACCATTGTCCCTCATCGAATGTTTGCTATAATGAAGTAGAAACATTCAAACTAGTGGCATTTAGAGAGGGGTAATCGATTGAGAGAGCAATTATTCGAAAAACTTGAAAGCGCTTACGAGGATATGGTCGTTATTCGCCGTCATCTTCACATGAATCCTGAACTATCTTTCAAGGAAAAAAATACTGCGCAATATATATATAATTTTTATGCTGAACTTGGGATTGAAGTACAGCAAGGGGTTGGTGGTAATGGAGTTGTAGCACGGGTATCAGGCGGAAGGCCAGGCAAGACAGTCGCACTGCGTGCAGATTTTGATGCCCTACCGATTCAAGATGAAAAAGATGTACCCTATAAATCGACTGTTCCCGGTGTCATGCATGCCTGTGGCCACGACGGGCATACGGCAACGCTCCTCCAGCTTGCAAAAGCGTTTCATGAGTTGCAAGAAGACCTTACCGGTGAGTATGTCTTTATCCACCAACATGCGGAAGAGTATGCCCCAGGCGGTGCTATTTCGATGATTGAAGACGGTTGCCTCGATGGGGTCGATGTCATTTTCGGAACGCATCTATGGTCGTTGACACCTTCCGGGACAATCGAATATTTAACCGGTCCTGTCATGGCAGCCGCCGACCGTTTTGACATTATAATTCAAGGCGCCGGCGGTCACGGTGCAGCTCCACATCAAACGAAAGATGCCATTGTCATCGGTGCCCAACTGGTTATGAATTTACAGCAACTCGTTTCCCGACGCGTCAATCCAATCGATTCCGCTGTATTATCCATTGGATCATTTGTCGCACAAAATGCTTTCAATGTCATAGCCGATTCAGCAACATTGGGTGGTACAGTCCGAACATTTAATCCAAAAATTCGTGACTTAATGGAACGTGAGATGAAACGTGTCATTGACGGAACTGCACTTGCAAATGACTGTACCATTGATTTTGAATATGTACGCGGATATCCTGCCGTTGTCAATCACGAAGCTGAGACGGAATTTCTAAAAACTGTAGCAGAAAGCATCCTTAACGTAGAATCTGTCGTCGAATCAACGCCGCAAATGGGTGGCGAAGATTTTGCGTACTATTTGGAAAAAGTACCTGGCACGTTTTTCTTCACAGGTGCAAAACCGGAGCATCCTTATCCGCATCA of the Sporosarcina sp. FSL K6-1508 genome contains:
- a CDS encoding antibiotic biosynthesis monooxygenase family protein, coding for MNIYMTSGTPEFMITLKEKYAAEGLIAMHGQGNSLLLHETEGKTVFQTPRRYEVIGTSGTLQDDGYFVFNNIPVTDEGRPIFEHRFAERAGAIDSELGFIAFRLLRPLDSDTYIVMTEWSESAHYTRWKNSSSFDKAHSPNSETGVDNTPHIFSSAPYVTTYTTKE
- a CDS encoding amidohydrolase, with protein sequence MREQLFEKLESAYEDMVVIRRHLHMNPELSFKEKNTAQYIYNFYAELGIEVQQGVGGNGVVARVSGGRPGKTVALRADFDALPIQDEKDVPYKSTVPGVMHACGHDGHTATLLQLAKAFHELQEDLTGEYVFIHQHAEEYAPGGAISMIEDGCLDGVDVIFGTHLWSLTPSGTIEYLTGPVMAAADRFDIIIQGAGGHGAAPHQTKDAIVIGAQLVMNLQQLVSRRVNPIDSAVLSIGSFVAQNAFNVIADSATLGGTVRTFNPKIRDLMEREMKRVIDGTALANDCTIDFEYVRGYPAVVNHEAETEFLKTVAESILNVESVVESTPQMGGEDFAYYLEKVPGTFFFTGAKPEHPYPHHHPKFDFDESAMLLAAKTLGAAAIDYQK
- the hemE gene encoding uroporphyrinogen decarboxylase; translation: MTKFNDTLLRAARGEKIDHTPAWYMRQAGRSQPEYLKVKEKYSLEEITHQPELCAYVTKLPVDQYNVDAAILYKDIVTPLPGIGIDVKIKAGVGPVISNPIRTVQDVHNLGDLSPEDDIPFVLETIKILTKEQLNVPLIGFAGAPFTLASYMIEGGPSKSYNLTKSFMVSEPEAWFALMDKLADMTITYITAQVNAGAKAIQIFDSWVGALNVSDYRIFIKPVMTRIFTELRKLNVPLITFGVGASHLANEWHDLPVDVVGLDWRLSIKEAGERGLTKPLQGNLDPSLLLADWNIIEERAKVIIEQGVEHGNHIFNLGHGVFPDVKPATLKKLTEFVHEYSAQLRK